The DNA window GACAGCGCTGTGCAGATGCAGCTGTTACTACTTGCAATTAAATAGAAGACTCTCAAAGTTCTAAAAGCATAAATGATCCAGAGGAAGGGAGTGGTGTCCAGAAATACCAAGAGGTGGGAATTCCAGTTGCACTAGAAGGCGGCCTGGTTGGAAGCAGGAGACAGCCCGTATGCCAGGCTGAGGGACCTGCCCTCCACTGTACCAAACTCTTCAGCTAGAACCACACTCCCCCCCCCACACGCTCGGGTGAGCTGGGGCACGGGGGATCCTGCGAAATAGCAACGTTGTGCAAAGCTGGAGGAAACCCCAGTGAGAGAGGCAGGCTCAGAAACTGCATCACCAGGTGAACAAGGACCAAAATGGGGGAGCATTCTAAATATATTTCGTTTTacagtatctctctctctctctctctggattgCACACTGGGCTGGTGATGGGAAGGAAAACAGGGACAGAAAAATGGGCACTGCGGTGTTAAGCGTTGTAGAGATCCAGAGAGGATGAGGATGAGGGGCTagagagaagtggggagagggCACTGATCTCTGGCACCAGAGGCTTGAGCAGGGGGAGGGGCTTGGAGTGGGGAGGGCAGTGCAGGGCCAGTTTTTAGGGCTTTAGAaagggcaggaggaagaaaagaaacgcGGATTGGGCGGCTGCGCTCGGGAACGAGGCTGGGCATCCCACACACTCCTGAGTGCTTCCACCCACGAGGGGGCAGAAGGGAGAAGCCAGGAAAGGGGGAGTTCACGCCTGGGGTGAGGTcatggagagggaaggaaggactcTGAAGCCTGTGCGGGGACCAGTTCTTTGGGAAAAGAGAGGGTGGATAACAGCAGCTCaaggcccccacccccaccccccacccaatAGTCCGCAAGTTCAGGTCAGGGAATGGGCAATGGTGTTTGGGGGAGCTAGAGGCAAGATAGTAAGGGGAAAAGGGACAGAGTGGGGGGACCTGCGCCGGTaagggcaggagggcaggagtcAGAGGGGACTTCTCAGGAGACGCAGCGTCGGAAATGGCAGGAAAGTGGCTGGCTGGGGAAACTGCGGAAGGGGGCGGGTCTTTTTCCCCCTCTCCGCCAGAGGAGAGGCCTCAGATGTCGGCCTCCAGCAGGTACTGTTCAGTATAACCCTTCAccagctccagccccagcccgGCCTGGCAGAAGTCAGCCAGCTGTGACCACAGCTGGGGCTCCAGGAAGAGCTGGCACATGACGTTGAGGCCGGCGAGGCGCGGGGCCTGGCGCTGCAGGTGCCACAGCAGCTGGCTCTGCACCTGAGCGCCGTCGCTACCGAAGGCGTCGATGTTGAGATAGCGCCAAGTGCCGTCCCCTCCGTGCGGGATGGGGAAGGGGCGCGTGCACAGCGTGAGCACGCGCGGGCGCGCGCGGCTGTCCACGCGCCACTCCAGGCCCTTGGCCGCCAGCAGGCGCAGGTTGCTTTCGCTCGGCCGGTAGGGCTGCCAGTCTTGGATGATGGTCCCGCCCGGAAGCACGTCGCGCTGCACGGAGGGCGACAGCAGGAGGCGTGCCACGTCGCCGCCTGCCTCGGATACGGTCTCGGTGGGCAGCGGCGAGAAGGTGCCAGAGGTCCGCAGCGCCGCCAGCCGCGCGCCCAGCCCGGCCAGCAGCGCGGACGCGTTGAATCGGACCAAAAGGATGCCCTGCGGGGGGCACGAGTGAGCGCGGGGCGGGCGCGGCAGGGCTGGCGAGCCCGGCGCCTCTCGGCAGGCATCTTCACTCCCACGTTCACGCCCACGGGCTCCCACCTGGGTCCCTCTGGAGGAGCGACCGTGAGGGCTCCGGGCCGAGTGGGGTATGGGAAAGCCTGGGTTTCAAGGGTACCAGACAGGGACCAGGGGCACGGGCTCCCAATACGTGGATCCCCAAGAAGAGGTGGGATCAGTATGGAGTAGCCAGGGAACCGAGGGCGCGGGTCCCCTGGTCTCCAGGGACGTGAAAGCCAGGGAGGCCGATCAGTCAGTAGGACTGGGGAGGCGCAGAGGGAGGACAAAGGCTCAGAGGAGAAGGCTTGGGTCCCTGAACAGAGGCAGGATCCTAGGGGAGGCAGGGTCCCCGAAGTTGGGAAGTAAGGACTAGGGTTTCAGGCTGGGAGTCGGGAGTTTGACTTCCCCTGGGTCAAAGGGTGTGGTAAGGACTGGGAGTCCCAGGGCAAGGCTTGTGGGCCGCGCCACTCGGTAAagcccagagagagagaaagtccgTGTTCTGCTGGGGGTAGGGAGGGTCTCGCCGTATGCCCCAGCAGAGAGGCCCAGCCATCCGAGCTCCCCGTCCTTCTCACCTGCTTGGTGATTAGGCGGTATTTCTTCAGCTCCCGGGGGCCCAGCTGGTCATCCCGGGTGAGCCGTGCCACCTTGACCCCCGGGTGCTGTCGCTTGACCAGCTGCGAGCAGAAGCGCTGCAGCAGCCCGGCCACGCCCTTCCCGCGCTCCCAGGGCGCCACGCGCAGCCCCTCCACCAGCGCCGTCTCCCCGGCGTCGATCACGTTCACCGACTCCAGGGCAATCTGCGGACCGAGGCCGTTAGCGCGGGGCCCTCCCCGCCTCCGCCCCTGCCAGGGCTGTCGGCTCACTGGGCTCTCCTCTTCCCACACGCTGAGCACTCCGCGTCACCACCCGGGCGCCAGGCCAGGCCTGGGGTGGCACGGCATTTGGGCCTCAGATTACAGAGCCGGCGAAACAGTCATTCGCGGGGGCTTcgtccacctttttttttttttttttttttaatttaggacaGGAtctcctcacccaggctggagcgcagtggtgggatcacagctcactgcagcctcaaactcctgggctcaagcgatcccctccacccccaatccttcctagtagctgggacaacaggcacgcaCCCCTACTCTcggcttttttttaatttttttttagagacaggggtctcgcatattgcccagactggtctggaactcctagcctcaagtgatcctcctgcctcggcctcccaaagagctggggttacaggcttgagtcgACGCGCCCCGGCCCCTTCCACCTCTTGAGATACTCCAGCTCAGAGTGCTTCAAGTTCCGGACCGCTCGCCACGCCCCTTCCTTAGCTCCTCCCCCGGGAGTTTGCCACGCCCCACTTCCTCCTAGCTCCTTCGCCAGCCCAACTCTAAGCTCTTCCTGCTCCCACCCCTAGCctaccctctctctcctgctccccacCTTTTTTGCGTTTACCCCCCAGAAACTCCTCCGGTGGATCCTCGAACTTTCAAACGCTCACCTGTCCCTCTGGTTCCTCTGCTTTAGGAGTCCTCCATCCCACCCTCACTGACATAGACCCTGGATCCGCACTGCAGGCCCTGCACTTTGGTCCCAAAGCAGGCTCTATTTCCTCAGCATCCGGACGAAGACTGGGGAGAAGCTCTCATCCTCCTTTTCCTAAGATCCACGCACCCGCAGGTGGCTTCACCCCATGTCACCTGGGCCCTGCCCCCGGGCTCACCACGCCTCCATTGCGCTTGGCCAGCACCACCGTGCGGTCGGGGTCCCGGAGCCAGCTGTGGTAGCGGCTAGGAAGGTAGTCCAGGCCGCCGTAGATGCCCCCCGAGATGGCCAGCACTTCCTCAAACTCCCGTTCCGTGGCCACCACGAAGTCCAATGGCTCGGCCTCAGCCTCAGGCCCCGATCCTGACCCAGGATCGGCCCCCGACAACTCGGCCTTGGCCTCAGGCCCTGACTCAGCCCCCAGGGGCTCAGCCTGAGCCTCAGGCCCCGATCCCGACCTGGGCtcggcctccacctcctgtggCTGGATTTCAGAGCTTGGCTGTGCATCTCGGGCAGTCTCCTTTTCCGGCTTAGGGCCCTCTGAGGTGGCTGTGCCACAGCTGGCTTCCAGCTTCATGaccctgaagaaaaaaagagaattcagcACTTGGATCAGCCCCTTTGTTTCCACATCTGGGCCCCTGCACACAAACGGTCCTAATGCCCCTTCCTGCATAAataccctttctttttcttttatttatttatttatttattttttgagacggaatctcgttctgccgcccaggctggagtgcagtggcgcgatctcggctcactgcaacctct is part of the Nomascus leucogenys isolate Asia chromosome 17, Asia_NLE_v1, whole genome shotgun sequence genome and encodes:
- the NAT16 gene encoding probable N-acetyltransferase 16 isoform X1; amino-acid sequence: MQEGALGPFVCRGPDVETKGLIQVLNSLFFFRVMKLEASCGTATSEGPKPEKETARDAQPSSEIQPQEVEAEPRSGSGPEAEAEPLDFVVATEREFEEVLAISGGIYGGLDYLPSRYHSWLRDPDRTVVLAKRNGGVIALESVNVIDAGETALVEGLRVAPWERGKGVAGLLQRFCSQLVKRQHPGVKVARLTRDDQLGPRELKKYRLITKQGILLVRFNASALLAGLGARLAALRTSGTFSPLPTETVSEAGGDVARLLLSPSVQRDVLPGGTIIQDWQPYRPSESNLRLLAAKGLEWRVDSRARPRVLTLCTRPFPIPHGGDGTWRYLNIDAFGSDGAQVQSQLLWHLQRQAPRLAGLNVMCQLFLEPQLWSQLADFCQAGLGLELVKGYTEQYLLEADI
- the NAT16 gene encoding probable N-acetyltransferase 16 isoform X2; amino-acid sequence: MKLEASCGTATSEGPKPEKETARDAQPSSEIQPQEVEAEPRSGSGPEAEAEPLDFVVATEREFEEVLAISGGIYGGLDYLPSRYHSWLRDPDRTVVLAKRNGGVIALESVNVIDAGETALVEGLRVAPWERGKGVAGLLQRFCSQLVKRQHPGVKVARLTRDDQLGPRELKKYRLITKQGILLVRFNASALLAGLGARLAALRTSGTFSPLPTETVSEAGGDVARLLLSPSVQRDVLPGGTIIQDWQPYRPSESNLRLLAAKGLEWRVDSRARPRVLTLCTRPFPIPHGGDGTWRYLNIDAFGSDGAQVQSQLLWHLQRQAPRLAGLNVMCQLFLEPQLWSQLADFCQAGLGLELVKGYTEQYLLEADI